The Medicago truncatula cultivar Jemalong A17 chromosome 4, MtrunA17r5.0-ANR, whole genome shotgun sequence genome includes a region encoding these proteins:
- the LOC11429668 gene encoding SKP1-like protein 1A, with translation MSDGVESSTATKKITLKSSDNETFEIEKAVALESQTIKHLIDDNCADDSGIPLPNVTGKILAMVIEHCKKHVDATSSDEKPSEDEINKWDTEFVKVDQDTLFDLILAANYLNIKSLLDLTCKTVADMIKGRTPEEIRKTFNIINDYTPEEEEEVRSETQWAFDE, from the coding sequence ATGTCTGACGGTGTTGAATCATCAACGGCGACGAAGAAGATCACACTGAAGAGTTCCGACAACGAGACCTTCGAAATTGAAAAGGCGGTGGCATTAGAATCTCAAACGATCAAGCATTTGATCGATGACAATTGTGCCGACGACAGTGGAATCCCTCTTCCAAACGTTACCGGCAAGATCTTGGCTATGGTTATTGAGCATTGCAAGAAGCATGTTGACGCTACCAGTTCTGATGAAAAGCCCTCTGAAGATGAAATTAACAAATGGGACACTGAATTCGTCAAGGTTGACCAAGATACCCTCTTCGATCTCATCTTGGCTGCAAACTATCTAAACATCAAAAGTCTGCTGGATCTTACATGCAAGACTGTAGCAGACATGATCAAGGGTAGGACGCCGGAGGAGATTCGTAAGACTTTCAACATTATTAATGATTACACTCCGGAGGAAGAGGAGGAAGTCCGTAGCGAAACTCAATGGGCTTTTGACGAATGA
- the LOC11434250 gene encoding SKP1-like protein 1A has translation MVIEYCKKHVDAASSDELEKWDAEFDKIDQDTLLKLILAANYLACLTTANNIKDKTPEEIRKIFNIKNDYTSAEKEEVRRENSWAFE, from the coding sequence ATGGTTATTGAGTATTGCAAGAAACATGTTGATGCTGCAAGTTCTGATGAACTTGAGAAGTGGGACGCTGAATTTGACAAGATTGATCAAGATACTCTCTTGAAACTCATCTTGGCTGCTAATTATCTTGCATGTTTGACTACAGCAAACAACATCAAGGACAAGACACCAGAGGAGATTCGCAAGATTTTCAACATTAAGAATGATTACACCTCCGCGGAAAAGGAGGAAGTTCGTCGCGAAAATAGTTGGGCCTTTGAATGA